One Rhea pennata isolate bPtePen1 chromosome 3, bPtePen1.pri, whole genome shotgun sequence DNA segment encodes these proteins:
- the PAX1 gene encoding LOW QUALITY PROTEIN: paired box protein Pax-1 (The sequence of the model RefSeq protein was modified relative to this genomic sequence to represent the inferred CDS: deleted 1 base in 1 codon), whose translation MARCVPVRHGAGVGGRGDNAAASVAPRPPRPPAEQSYGEVNQLGGVFVNGRPLPNAVRLRIVELAQLGIRPCDISRQLRVSHGCVSKILARYNETGSILPGAIGGSKPRVTTPNVVKHIRDYKQGDPGIFAWEIRDRLLADGVCDKYNVPSVSSISRILRNKIGNLSQPGPYDGSKQPPPQPTLPYNHIYQYPYPSPMASPAAKVGGHPAAAHVSIPRSWPSAHSVTNILGIRTFVEQTGALAGSEGSTYPPKMEDWPGVNRTAFPPAQGVNGIDKVAVEGDIKYPQPAAGLSAVGGFLPACAYPTSNQHGVYGGPGGGYMPPGHHWPAQGNPLAHHGPGVAVHGGDLAAAMAFKHPGREVVDRKPASPVGKSPDSLNAIHGLSIPASSS comes from the exons ATGG CCCGATGCGTGCCCGTGCGCCACGGTGCCGGTGTCGGAGGCCGCGGCGATAACGCTGCCGCCTCTGtcgccccccgcccgccccgtcccccCGCAGAGCAGAGCTACGGCGAGGTGAACCAGCTGGGCGGCGTGTTCGTGAACGGGCGGCCGCTGCCCAACGCCGTCCGGCTGCGCATCGTGGAGCTGGCGCAGCTCGGCATCCGCCCCTGCGACATCAGTCGCCAGCTCCGCGTCTCCCACGGCTGCGTGAGCAAGATCCTCGCCCGCTACAACGAGACCGGCTCCATCCTGCCCGGCGCCATCGGCGGCAGCAAGCCGCGGGTCACCACCCCCAACGTGGTGAAGCACATCAGGGACTACAAGCAGGGAGACCCGGGTATCTTCGCCTGGGAGATCCGCGACCGACTGCTGGCGGACGGCGTCTGCGACAAGTACAACGTG CCCTCGGTCAGCTCCATCAGCCGGATCTTACGGAACAAAATCGGGAACCTCTCCCAGCCCGGCCCCTACGACGGCAGCAagcagccgccgccgcagcccaCCCTGCCCTACAACCACATCTACCAGTACCCCTACCCGAGCCCCATGGCCTCGCCGGCCGCCAAGGTGGGCGGCCACCCGGCAGCGGCCCATGTCAGTATCCCCCGCTCCTGGCCGTCGGCTCACTCCGTCACCAACATCCTTGGTATCCGGACCTTCGTGGAGCAGACGG GGGCTCTGGCCGGCAGCGAGGGGTCTACCTATCCCCCCAAAATGGAGGACTGGCCCGGCGTGAACCGGACGGCCTTCCCGCCGGCCCAGGGAGTCAACGGTATCGACAAAGTTGCTGTGGAGGGAGACATTAAATACCCGCAG CCTGCCGCGGGGCTCTCCGCTGTGGGCGGCTTCCTCCCGGCCTGCGCCTACCCGACCTCCAATCAGCACGGCGTCTAcggcgggcccggcggcggctaCATGCCCCCGGGCCACCACTGGCCTGCCCAGGGCAACCCCTTGGCCCACCACGGGCCCGGCGTGGCGGTGCACGGGGGCGACCTGGCCGCGGCGATGGCTTTCAAGCACCCCGGCAGGGAAG